The window GTAAATACCGATTCTGTACCTGGTTCCAGCATTTCCTGATAATCGACATTAAGTTTATTGTTGAAGCGAATCCTGTTCATTTCAATAACTTTTTTTATCTGGGCGATTTCCAGAGCCAGGGGAACCAAACCCTGTTCTCCCCACTCCTCGAGTGCGTATCGCATGATCTCGGAAAGTAGGTTCACAGCATGGGCAGCGTCCGCATTTGACTTAATAGTTTTTGCATAAATGAAGCTCAGTGAATTAAATAGAAAGTGAGGATTTATCTGATATCGTATTGCAGAAAGTTCTGCTTGAAGTTTCTGCTTTTCGAGTATAATTCCGCGTTTGACAGCATCGTTTGATTCTATCCAGGTTGCGATAAAAACAGAAACTACTGCCATTACACCGTCGGATAGTAGGGTGACGACAAAATAAAAGGTCATTGAAATATTCGTTTTCAGTATGTGGAGCGGAACGCCGATTTTAAAGTCCCAACTATATTCATATCCAACTAGGAATACAAGGAACACCAGGTAATAAAATATAATTTTTTTTCTATTCTCTTTCTTTACAAAAGGAATTCCAAACTTATAAATCAGAATATAATAGGTCAGAGCCCCTTTGATTACTGTATGCAATATGCCCCAGGAAAAATGCCCCGGAGAGCCAAACTGCTTTATCGTTGCATGCGACCCCTGAAGGGAAATTAGTCCCACTATTACAGCCAGCCACCAGAACGTGTATACTCCTAAAACCACCGCTAGGCGCCTACATTCGATATTTGCAAAAGTTAACGTGCTGTTTATAAGTGGGATGTTTTTAGTGAATTTCATTTTGGTATGTGTGGATCATTAAGGCTTTTCATCTATCTTTAATTTATCTGCCAGTTGCACATTGTCCTAGGAATGGAAACTTAATCTGGCATTGGCACAAACCTTTCATCCAGCTCTGAGCTTGGCACAAGCTTCATATTCATAATAAGTACTGCAGGACTTTTACTCTCGAGAGTAAAACCTTCATTCTTGAAGATACAGTCCGTCATGCATATTTAACCCATAATCTCTATCGCAAAGTGGATCAGAAAATAATTAAGCCGCAACCCCAGCATTCCTACAGAATATTTTTTAAAAGGAAGCTTTTTTTTTATTATAATAATGCTACAAGCCGGCCGCAATTTCAGTGTCCGGTCTTGTAGCTGTATCAGGTTAATTATCCTAAGAACGGTGGTCATCACACCGCATTTTTTACTTTTGAGAATATTGAGACTAGCATAAGTAAGTACGGCAAAACCAGTAATTAATATGTCATTACAACCGACAAATGATTAAGTTTTCCAAAGAAATTACATCGTCTGTCTTAAAATTTATGGCTCAACACTGACTCTGATTTTGGTGTAATAAAGGGTAGTTGTCGATTCATACCCCGAATCAGTTCCCACGGTCATCCATGCCTCGCCTTTATCGTTGGTTGTACCGGTAAAACTAGCAGTCTTGGTTAAAAGTTTGTATGTAGGTTCAAGGATACCGTTGCCAATATTATCTATAAAAAAGATGTCCTTCCCTGTCTCTTTATTTTTGCCTTTGTCAAGGTTCAAACGGTAATGCTGTATATTATCAAGTGCCTTAAGAGGTTCTAATGATGTCAGTCCTGCTTTTAGGTATACTGCATCCGGAGCACCGCCGACACCTACGAGGCCACTTTGAGAATTACTGGCAAACTCAATTTCCATGCTGACTTTATACGTGTGATTAGGCATGAGGCCAACCACCTTTTTTTTGGCGAACATGAAAATATCATCACTGCTGTTAAGAGCGCTGACCATCAGCCCCTTATCGGTGATGTTTAATGGTGCAGGAAGATTTCTAATCTCACCCTTCAGGCCCCAAGCCGTTTCCACACCGGTAGGATAGTCAGCAAAATCTACAATCCAGCTTCCCGGTGCGTCTGCGAAATTTTCGTTAAGTATTTCTGTCCGGGTCGGATTATCCGGAGAGGATTTTTTACAACCAAGAACTGCGAGAGCGGCAAAGATTAATAAGATTGTTCTGAATTTCATAATACGTTCTTTTTTTTACAATAGAACGTGTATTTTGATTATGATTTTTAATTTTATCTGTTAAACGGACAAATCCTCCGGTAAAAAGGACTAAATTTGAGATAAGCTGAACAGCAGTATTGGTAAGTAAATTTTTGGCTCTACCTTTAGGTTTTTTAAGTTTCCATCCATTTTAAAAACGGCTGAGACTTTACCTTACTGACTATAATCTTTTCAGGAGAGCCGGTTTTTATGGAAACCAAAAGCTTCCTATTGAAATAATATTCTATATCTTCAATAAAGTCTCTGTTGAGAATGAATTGCCGGTTTGCCCTGAAAAACCGGCGTGGCTCGAGCATAAGTTCGAGCTGCTCCATGGTATACTGGACGGCGAAGTTTTTGTCGTTGCCGGTATGCAGATAAACTGCGCCATTGGCGGCATATACCAGGGCGACATCGGAGAGTTTTATAGGTATAATTTTTTCCCGGTAGTTTACTAGTAAGGTTTGCTGGTATACGGCATCTATCTGGGTGATTGCCCGGTCAAGGTTTTGTGCATGCTGCGCAGAAGCAATCAGATGGTCTTTAAAACGAATATATTTTTCCAGACTTTTCTGGAGCATCGCTTCATCCAAGGGCTTTAGAATGTAATCTATACTGTTCGATTCGAATGCCCTTATTGCGTACTCGTCAAAAGCGGTACAGAAAATGACAGGGACTTCTATAGCTATTTTTCTGAAAATTTCAAAGCTCAGGCCATCCCCAAGCTCTATGTCAGAAAATATGAGTTCGGGCATAGGATTTGCTTGTAACCATTCCAGTGCGGATGCTACAGAACGAAGTACCGCCTCCACCTGGATTTCGTTATCGATTCCAAGAAGCATGCCCCTCAGCTCATTTGCTGTTCTTATTTCATCTTCTATTATTATGACCTTCATTTTTTAGCAATGGTAAAGTGACGGTGAATTTTCCATTGTTTTTAGAAATTTCAACAGACCTGTCCAACAAAATTTTATAGCGTTCGATGATATTTTTCAAGCCTGTTCCTGTACGGTCCGAACGTGATTTCTTAGGTTGAAAGTTGTTTTCTACCCGTAAGCCATTATGTTCATCACTGGTGATGGAAATGAATAGGGGACTTTCTGGCGAGCAGACATTATGCTTGATTGCATTTTCAACCAAAAGCTGTAGTGAAAGGGATGGAACAAGTAATTCCCTGTGGGCGGGCTCGACCTTAATATTAACCTTCAGAGAATCAGCAAACCTTTCATTAAGTATATAAAGGTAAGAAACTATAAATTTTAGTTCGTCATCCAAAGTTGAAAGGTACTGGTCATTAAACCTGAGTACATACCTGTAAACACCGGCGAGCTGCACTATATAGTTTTTGGGCGCCTGTTCCGCAACCATCGTTTTAAGTGTACTAAGCGAATTGAAAAGAAAGTGCGGACTAATCTGCTGCTGGAGGGAGATCAACTGTGCCCGAAGATGCGCTTGTTCCAGCAATGCTTTTTCCACCCGGGTATCCTGCAGTGCGGTTGAGGTATGGCTGTTTGAAAATACAAAATAGCAGAGGAAACTTACAAAAAAAGCTCCGCTAAGCTGAATATAAAGCTCTTTTGGGGTATCATAGCCAACATTTTCACTATAAAGGTAATTTTGTGGCTGAATTGCGTCAACTACCCATGCTAGCATAAATGAAACAATTACTCCAAGAACCATACTCAGTAAAGCCTTCGGGTATTTAGGTAACCAGCTAAAATTGTTTGCAAGAAAATACCCGTACATCATCCAGCATCCGGTTATCGGAATACAGACTTTTATAAAATGGATTAAGAAATACCACCATTTAGCCTTTTCAATGTTCTGCCCCAATAGCATGGTACCGATGACCATAGCAAGGGAAAGTACAAAAAGCCATTTGATCTGATATTTTCTAAACATGTACAAATGTATCACAAAATTATTTTATTAGATATCTGGCTATTCAATGAATTCTCCGGCAAGCTTCTACCGGAGAACCTTTGATAATTAATAGTTTTCATTATATTTAGTGTCCAAACCTTACAGCAAAATACATGGAGGGTAACCCCTCCGATATTTCATTTGGTTTACTCTATTCAAAAATTTTGTAGGAAAGGCCCATATTATGGAACATAAAGGCCCATTTGTCGGCCTGCTGGTTAACTGTCATGTCAGTTGATTTACCCGCCCCGTGGCCAGCATTACTTTCGATTTTTATAAGCATGGGGTTTCCCCCGCTGTTGAGCTCCTGTAGTCTGGCAGCGAATTTAAATGAATGTGCCGGGATAACCTTATCATCATGATCCGCGGTGGTAACCAGTGTAGCAGGATAAGATGTATTTGGTTTCAGCGCATGGTAAGGAGAATACCGGTATAAATATTCAAACATTTCCTTACTATCCTCGGGTGAACCGTAATCATATGTCCAGCCCGCGCCGGTAGTGAATTTATTGAAACGAATCATGTCCATTACGCCGACGCCGGCAAAGGCGACCTTAAAGAGATCCGGACGCTGGGTCATGCAGGCGCCAATGAGCAGTCCGCCATTTGATTCCCCGGCGATTGCCAGTCTTTGTTTTGAAGTGTAATCTTTCGCAATGAGGTATTCCGCTGCGGCAATAAAATCATCAAAGACATTCTGCTTATTCATTTTTATGCCCGCAAGATACCATTTTGCTCCATATTCGCCCCCTCCGCGTAAATTGGCCACAGCAAGTATCCCCCCTTGTTCCAAAAGGATCAGGTTGCGAATATCGAATGCCGGTGTAATGTTCAGGCCAAATCCTCCATATCCGTGTAAAAGTGTGGGATTGTTCCCGTCCAGCTTAATGCCTTTCTTGTAAGTTATGATCATTGGGATTTTCGTACCGTCTTTAGATGTATAGAATATTTGCTTAGATTCGTAATCGGCGGGATCAAATTTCACTTTTGATTTTCTATATAAGGTTGAGCGGCCGGATGCTATATCATATTTATAAATCGTACCTGGGGTAATATAAGAGGTAAAGTAATAATAAAAATGCTTGTCCCCACGTTTACAGTTCACTCCAATGTTCGATGCAGAACCGATATCGGGCAACTGCATCTCATGTTCAAATTTGCCGTTAATATCATATTGCTTGATAGAGGAAAGGGCATCTTTTAGGTAACTAGCAAAGAACTTACCTCCCCCTTTTGTAACCTGCATGGTCTGTCCGGTTTGGGGTATAATATCCTTCCAGTTGGGAAATATGGGATTTGAAACATCTGCCACGACCAAGCGGCCGTTCGGTGCGTCAAGATCGGTACGAATATATATTTTGGCACCTACGATATCGATGATGTCATGATTTCCTTTCATATCTCCTACAACGGTAATAAATTTTGAGGAAGCATTATTGAGATCCTTAATATACAGCTCATTACCGTAGGCTGAGTTAGCCAGGGTCGTTATCAAATACCTGCCGTCCTCGGTAACCTTGCCCAAAATGTACCTTCTGGGCAAGGATGCGCCTCCCAGTATCAGCTGATCTTCGGACTGTTTTGTATTAAGCTTGTGAAAGTATAGCTTGTGCTGATCGGTTTTAACAGAGAAGGAAGACCCCCCTTTTGGCCTGTCATATCCACCGTAAAATATACCTTCATTTCCCTTCCATGCCAGGGTTGTAAATTTGACATTATCCAAAGTATCCCCTACAATAGACTTATCGGATACCTTCATAATGACGATCTTGGTCCAGTCAGAACCGCCTTCGGATATTTGGTAAGCCATTAGTGAACCATCTCGGCTAAAGCTGAATTCAGACAGGGATGCCGTACCATCTTTGGAAAAGGTATTTGGATCCAGAAATAATTCCTCAATTCCGTCATTTCCCTTTCTCCTGGACATTACCCACTGGTTCTGAAGCCCGTTATTTTTTAGAAAATAGGTATAGTCACCTTCTTTGAAAGGCGCCTGATATTTTTCATAGTTCCAGACCTTTTTTAACCGTTCTTTCATTGCCTCCCGGTAGGGGATCTGATTCAGGTAATCGGTGGACAACCTGTTTTCAGATTTAATCCATTCGGAAGTCGTTTCCGAACTATCATCTTCAAGCCATCGATACGGATCCTGAACTGTAGTTCCAAAATATATATCCTTCTGAGCGGATTTTTGAGCGTGGGGATAGTCTTTTATCGCTATAATATCCCCGGGCAGAATTGTTTTTGGCCGGTTACAGGCCATTAAAGCCGATAAAATTAACACATAACTAAGATTTTTTTTCATGACATAGGTTTTTTATTTCTAATCTTTATCTTCGGGATAGACCTCAGGCCTAAAAACTGGCAGGTATAGCAGAATGTTAAGGTTTTTATACCTATAACTTCGCAATCCTTAAATACAACAGCATGGTTAACTGTAAGACATTTCTATCCACACAATTCCATATGTATCAATAACGCACCCAACCAGACGGGAATAAGAGATTTTTATAAAATTAGTTATTGTCCACCGGCGGAGGCAGATTTTCAGTTTGAAACGGACAAATTGATTAACAAACAGCACCAACAGACCCATGAAGCAATGATGACTTGGAAATTGGAATGAAAGAAGATTAGTTAATTAAGCATTTACATCAGCCCACCAAACTATAGTAAAACGGATATTTCCTCAACCGGGAAAGTTTGGAGCTACCTTCCGGACCAGGGACATGTACGAATGTCATTCAATAAGAGTTTCCAAATGTAATAGGGGTCAGCTGATATACTTTTGACAGCTTTGAATTGTCGAAGAATACTGAGATAAATACATAACAGGAAAAATCGTTTAGAATTCTCACTAGAGTGTTCCCGGCTGAGTTAAGGATCTACCTGCCGCCCGCAAACCTGGACTAGAGGTCCGAATTAATCATTAAAAAAGTCATCCCTTAATTATTATACCAAAGGCAACCAGATTACAATTGTTTTTTCAGTTATGGTATTAAATTGCGACCAAACGTATTTTTAGTACATTTATCTGTGCAGGAAATACTATGGTGTTGCTGGAACTTCCTTTATCGGGCTCCAACAGCTTCGGCCTAATGCTGTACCTGAATTTAAAAAGATTTTTCTTTTTGTTGCCCTTTCCCGATGAGCGAAAAAAAGGCAGTAAGTATTGCGCTATAGTATTTCATGTTTTGTTTAATTATATCCTGGATTCTGTACCAGGTTTGGGTTAGCATTGATTTCGTTTGTCGGGATCGGGAAGAGTTGTTTGAATGGTGCCCATACAGCACCTTTGCTTGGCGCAACGCTGTTCATCACCTCATCAATGCGGCTGGTCCGCTTGAGGTCAAACCAGCGGTGGCCCTGTTCACAGAAAAGCTCGACCTGGCGCTCCTTTAGGATGGCATTCATAATAGCGCTCTGGCCTGCTGCAGCGGTGCCAGCCAAGCCCGCCCTTGCCCGTATTATGTTTAAATCAGCGACTGCGCCGACCGGGTTGTTCTGCTGCAGCCTCGCTTCGGCCCGGATGAGGTATTGTTCTGCAAGGCGGAGCATTGTCAGATATTCTGGTGCTGATGCTGCAAGTGTGGCATTGTTGGCCTTATATTTATAGGGGAAAAGGTAAGGAACCCCGGAAATGGTTACCCCGCCCACCCAGTTCGAACGTCTCTGATCACCAGTCTCGAAAGCCTGCTCTAGCTGGGGGCTGAGGGCAATCGGAAATGTCCCAGTGCCCACCGAAGTGGTCAGTACAAAAAGTCTTGCTTCCTGCAGGGAATAATTAATTGTCGAAACCGTCTGTAACTGAAATATGGACTCTTTTGAGTTTTTTAAAAATACCTGTGAGGGAGGCGCAAGGGTAAACATGCCGGTATTATTGATTACAGTAGAAGCCTCTGTTTCAGCGTCTGCCCATTTCTGGTTATACAGATATATTCGGGCAAGTAGCGCGGATGCCGCCCAAAATGTAGGCCTAACCCTTTCCGCGCTGGCATTGGGGTATGGTTTGGTAGCATCCCCGGTTAAAAAATCTTTGCTCAGCTTTGATTTGGCATCGGTGAGGTCACTTATTATCTGCGAATAGACCTGGCTAACCTCTGCCCGAGGCGCAATACTGTTGACGCGGTAATCAGAGCTGGTGAGCAAGGGGATCTTTCCGTAAGTATTCACCAGATAAAAGTAGCACAGTGCCCTCATGAATTTTGCCTCGCCCAAAAGCTGCTGCTTTAAAGAAGCATTTATAGTTGTGGTGCCTTCCAGACCTTCTATTGCGACATTGCAGTGATAAACAATCGCATATGTACTGTTCCAGTACAGGTCAGTGGTATTATTGAGCTGATTACGGTAAAGCATGGAATAAACTGATGTGGGACTCGCAAAAAAGTTCTTCATCTCATCAGCCGAGGAGGCTAAATAGGTGCTGGAATATATGGAGAAAACATTTGCCGTTTCCATGATCCGTAAATAAAGCCCGTTTATAACCGACGTCGCGGATGCATTGGTCGAAAAAGCAGTGGCATAATTCAGCCTGTCGTCGGGGGCATCAAGCTGTACGAATTTCTTACATGCACTGAGTGTTGCTATAATAAGCATTATAAGCGATATTGAGTAAAGACGTTTCATGAAAGTTAGTTTAAAGTGAAAATTGTATGCCGACCACTACGACCCTTAGCGGGGGCAGGGTAGAAAAAAGCTGGGTTTCCGGGTCTCGTCCCTGGTAAGAAGTAAAGGTAAACAGATTTTGTCCTGACAGGTTTATACTGGAATTCTTTAATCTAAGCCTTTCCTTTAACCTGGCTGGCAACTGGTAAGACAGAGCGACATTTTTTAATCGGATAAAGGAGGCATCTACATAGGTCGCGGTGCTTTGTGACCAGCTGTCATATGCCAGCCGGCCTTCGGCGGACTGCGTAAATCGTTGATAAGTCGCCTGGTCACCCGTCTTTTGCCATCTTTCAAGAAACTGTACGGGTACATTACTCGAACCAGTATCTGATGAACCCAGCTGATAAGAGAAGTATCCTGGGGTGCTTTGCAGAACGCTCAACCTGCCTGTTTGTTTGACAAACTGTAACAGCACATCCAGCTGAAAATTCTTATACTGAAAAGTGTTGTTTAAGCCGCCAAAAAATTTGGGAAGTGTATTCACCCAGGTTGACTGATAGGTTGCATTGGTTGCATTTACATTTACTCCAGCCGTTGAACCGCTCGTACCATCCCTTTTTAAGACGGTATAAAGTCCACTCGCCGCATCCACTCCCGTAGAGATCCAGGCCAGTTGCCTTCCGGATACGGGCTGACCGATCTCCAGCGAATTGGCATAACTGGAATTAGCCAGATTTTCAAATTTTACCAGTTTGTTCCTGTTAAAGGAAATATTGAAAGAAGAGCTCCAACGGAAATTTTTGGAAATTATGTTCTGGGTATTCAAAATCCCCTCCCAACCGGAATTTTCCACTGTCGCGGGAAAGTTATAGTTGTTGATGGAGGTAAAGCCCGTCATTCCCGGTATCCTGTAGCTCAGCAACTGGTTGGAACTTGAATTTTTGTAATACGATGCCGATAGTCCGATCCGGTCCTTTAAAAAATTCAGGTCGAGTCCAAATTCCAGTTTTGCGTTTTTTTCCCACGATACATCAGGATTGGCAAGAGCAGTCGGCACGAAACCTGTTAAGCCCTGATAGGTGTTGGTTCTCCTTGAATAAAGGTCGTAATAGGCATAATTACCGATGCCGTCGTTACCTGTAACGCCGTAGCTTGCACGGAGTTTTCCGAAACTTAACACGCCCAGGTTT is drawn from Pedobacter mucosus and contains these coding sequences:
- a CDS encoding sensor histidine kinase, yielding MFRKYQIKWLFVLSLAMVIGTMLLGQNIEKAKWWYFLIHFIKVCIPITGCWMMYGYFLANNFSWLPKYPKALLSMVLGVIVSFMLAWVVDAIQPQNYLYSENVGYDTPKELYIQLSGAFFVSFLCYFVFSNSHTSTALQDTRVEKALLEQAHLRAQLISLQQQISPHFLFNSLSTLKTMVAEQAPKNYIVQLAGVYRYVLRFNDQYLSTLDDELKFIVSYLYILNERFADSLKVNIKVEPAHRELLVPSLSLQLLVENAIKHNVCSPESPLFISITSDEHNGLRVENNFQPKKSRSDRTGTGLKNIIERYKILLDRSVEISKNNGKFTVTLPLLKNEGHNNRR
- a CDS encoding LytR/AlgR family response regulator transcription factor, which produces MKVIIIEDEIRTANELRGMLLGIDNEIQVEAVLRSVASALEWLQANPMPELIFSDIELGDGLSFEIFRKIAIEVPVIFCTAFDEYAIRAFESNSIDYILKPLDEAMLQKSLEKYIRFKDHLIASAQHAQNLDRAITQIDAVYQQTLLVNYREKIIPIKLSDVALVYAANGAVYLHTGNDKNFAVQYTMEQLELMLEPRRFFRANRQFILNRDFIEDIEYYFNRKLLVSIKTGSPEKIIVSKVKSQPFLKWMET
- a CDS encoding RagB/SusD family nutrient uptake outer membrane protein, yielding MKRLYSISLIMLIIATLSACKKFVQLDAPDDRLNYATAFSTNASATSVINGLYLRIMETANVFSIYSSTYLASSADEMKNFFASPTSVYSMLYRNQLNNTTDLYWNSTYAIVYHCNVAIEGLEGTTTINASLKQQLLGEAKFMRALCYFYLVNTYGKIPLLTSSDYRVNSIAPRAEVSQVYSQIISDLTDAKSKLSKDFLTGDATKPYPNASAERVRPTFWAASALLARIYLYNQKWADAETEASTVINNTGMFTLAPPSQVFLKNSKESIFQLQTVSTINYSLQEARLFVLTTSVGTGTFPIALSPQLEQAFETGDQRRSNWVGGVTISGVPYLFPYKYKANNATLAASAPEYLTMLRLAEQYLIRAEARLQQNNPVGAVADLNIIRARAGLAGTAAAGQSAIMNAILKERQVELFCEQGHRWFDLKRTSRIDEVMNSVAPSKGAVWAPFKQLFPIPTNEINANPNLVQNPGYN
- a CDS encoding prolyl oligopeptidase family serine peptidase yields the protein MKKNLSYVLILSALMACNRPKTILPGDIIAIKDYPHAQKSAQKDIYFGTTVQDPYRWLEDDSSETTSEWIKSENRLSTDYLNQIPYREAMKERLKKVWNYEKYQAPFKEGDYTYFLKNNGLQNQWVMSRRKGNDGIEELFLDPNTFSKDGTASLSEFSFSRDGSLMAYQISEGGSDWTKIVIMKVSDKSIVGDTLDNVKFTTLAWKGNEGIFYGGYDRPKGGSSFSVKTDQHKLYFHKLNTKQSEDQLILGGASLPRRYILGKVTEDGRYLITTLANSAYGNELYIKDLNNASSKFITVVGDMKGNHDIIDIVGAKIYIRTDLDAPNGRLVVADVSNPIFPNWKDIIPQTGQTMQVTKGGGKFFASYLKDALSSIKQYDINGKFEHEMQLPDIGSASNIGVNCKRGDKHFYYYFTSYITPGTIYKYDIASGRSTLYRKSKVKFDPADYESKQIFYTSKDGTKIPMIITYKKGIKLDGNNPTLLHGYGGFGLNITPAFDIRNLILLEQGGILAVANLRGGGEYGAKWYLAGIKMNKQNVFDDFIAAAEYLIAKDYTSKQRLAIAGESNGGLLIGACMTQRPDLFKVAFAGVGVMDMIRFNKFTTGAGWTYDYGSPEDSKEMFEYLYRYSPYHALKPNTSYPATLVTTADHDDKVIPAHSFKFAARLQELNSGGNPMLIKIESNAGHGAGKSTDMTVNQQADKWAFMFHNMGLSYKIFE
- a CDS encoding sensor histidine kinase; translated protein: MKFTKNIPLINSTLTFANIECRRLAVVLGVYTFWWLAVIVGLISLQGSHATIKQFGSPGHFSWGILHTVIKGALTYYILIYKFGIPFVKKENRKKIIFYYLVFLVFLVGYEYSWDFKIGVPLHILKTNISMTFYFVVTLLSDGVMAVVSVFIATWIESNDAVKRGIILEKQKLQAELSAIRYQINPHFLFNSLSFIYAKTIKSNADAAHAVNLLSEIMRYALEEWGEQGLVPLALEIAQIKKVIEMNRIRFNNKLNVDYQEMLEPGTESVFTNANIPALALITLVENAFKHADLTNKINRVTIRLRITPSEICFSVRNRKKTGPKEPSHGIGLANIKQRLLMTYGDAQRFLVTQDQENYLTEIYINTLRHD